AGAATCTTGTGGATGTACGCCTGGTGGCCGGTGTCCCAGATCAGCTGGTCACGCGGGGTTTCAAAAGCGTAGTGCAGAGCCACGGTGAGCTCCGCCACGCCGAGGGAGGCGCCAAAATGCCCCCCCTTCTGGGAAACCACGTCGATGTGCCGCTCGCGGACGGCATCCACGACCTTGGGTAGGTCAGATTTCTTGAGCCGACGAAGGTCGGCCGGATATTTGATCTGATCCAGTAGAGACACCCGGATCTCCTTTACTCAGCAGTGCGGGGTGACGGGCGGGTCACCGTTGTGGAAAGATAGAGGCATGGACCGTGCCGCACATCCCGGAGCTATGTGTGATTGAAACCTCCAAGCGGTCCAGCCTGGTCCGCTATTTACTTCGTTCCACCACGTATCTGCTAAGCGCCAGGAGTGCGGGCGAGTCGATTCCCGCCACATTTAGCGCCGAGACCGCAATGTCGACCTGGTCGCGCGCCCGCCGACGCGCCTCTTCGAGGCCATACAACGCGACGTAGGTCGACTTGTCCAGGTCCGCATCGCTCGGGTTCTTTCCAAGCGTCTCGGGGGAGGCAGTGGCGTCGAGCACATCGTCGGCGATCTGAAACGCAAGCCCGGTCGCCTGACCGTACATGCGAAGTGCATCCCGGGTGTCCTTGTCCGCATCCGCTGCCAGAGCGCCCATCTCTAGGGATGCCGTGAGGAGAGCGCCGGTCTTCATCCGATGCAGTGCATCCAGATCTTCCGTCCCGAGAGCGAGGCCCTCTCCAAGCAGGTCCATCCACTGCCCACCCACCATGCCGCCGGCGCCGGCGGCGGCCATCAGCGTGCGCACGAGGATCAGACATTGCACTCGCTCACATCCGAGCCGCCCGCTGGCGTCGAGAGCCTGAAGAGCGGCGGCTGGAATCAGTGCAGCGCCGGCTCGGATCGTGACCTCCTCGCCGTGCACCCGATGCGTGGTCGCCCGCCCACGACGCAGGGCGGCGTCGTCCATGCACGGCAGGTCATCATGCATGAGGGAGTACGCGTGGATCATTTCCAAGGATGCCGCGAGGTCGTAGGACGCCTCTTTCGCCTCTCCCCCACACGCCTCGTATGCCGACGCGAACAGGATCGGACGCAGTCGCTTCCCGCCACCCATCACACCATGGCGAATTGCACCGAGGACCTCGGGTTCAAGTGGGGCCTCGCATTGCTCAAGAGTGACGACCGCACGCTCAAGCGCTCGCTCCACCGGGCCGCCCTCGCTGTCCAGGTAAGCGTCCAGGCCTGGGAACGTCGAGTTAGTCACTCGGCGTCGACGGGGATATCTCGCGTTTCGCCCGACGCGAGCAGTTCCTCGACCTTCAACTCTGTCTCGGACAGGACCTTCTCTGCTGCACGCACATGACACACGCCCTCTTCAAACAGCTTGAGAGCCTCCTCGAGCTCGACCTCGTCGGACTCCATTCGAGCGAGAATCTCTTCCAAGCGGCTCAATCGCTCCTCGAGCGTAGGGTCTATCGCTTCGTCGATCATGCTTGTGCGTCGTCGTTGTTGTGAGTGCTCAGCGTTTCAGCGTCGATCGTGCCGCCACTGACGCGTAATTGAAAGGGTGCGCCGGGTGAAAAGTCTTCCAGTGTTCGCAGCACCCGACCATCGGCAGTCCTTGCGACTGAATACCCGCGTGCCAGAGTGGACAGGGGCGAAAGAGCTTCGAGTCGCCCAGCGAGGCCCCGAAGAGTGATCGTCCGCACTTGGATCAGATCGTTCGTCTCCCGTTCCAGCCGGTCAGCTCCAAGATCGAGTGACTGGCGTGCCGGAACGAGTCTTCGCTCTATCGCGTGGTGTAGTCGTCCCATGCGCTCGGCGACCTCAACGCCGGGGCGAGCGGCGGTCCGTCGGAGTGCACGACCGAGGCGCTCTGGACTCCGCCGGAGGTGTCCAAGCAGTGCGGGCCCGTCGGGGACGACGGTCTCCGCAGCGGCGCTCGGTGTGGGGGCCCGGACGTCCGCGACCAGATCGGAGATCGTGACGTCGACCTCGTGGCCCACCGCAGAGATGACAGGGACAGGACACTCGGCGATGGCACGGGCCACCGGCTCTTCGTTGAAGGCCCAGAGGTCCTCCAGTGATCCTCCTCCACGCCCGACGATGATCACATCGGCGAGGCCCGTAGCTGCAAGACGTCGCAAAGCGGCCGCGACGTCGGTGGAGGCACCTTCGCCCTGTACCCGACTGCCCGAGAGCAGGACCCGTGTCCACGGAGCGCGTCGTCGTAAAACCGACGTGATGTCGTGGAGGGCCGCACCGGTCGGCGATGTTACGACACCGATACATCCCGGGTAAGCCGGCAGCGGTCGCTTTCTCTCGATCCCGAGGAGACCCTCCAGTTCGAGCTTCTGCTTGAGCGCCTCGAAGGCTTTGCTCCAGAGTCCGTCCGCGCCCTCGGCCTCGAGTTTCTGCGCGATGACCTGAAACTGCCCTCGCTGCTCGTAGATCGTTAGGTCGCCATAGACCCGGACCTTGGTCCCGACATCCGGGTCTGCCGGCAGCTTGGCCGAGTCACCGGCAAACATCACTCCACCGATCTGAGCGCGATCGTCCTTCAGGGTGAAGTAGCAGTGACCTGGGCGAGACCGTGTCCAGCTGCCGATCTCTCCACCTACCCAGAGTGGTTCGACGCTGCTGTCGAGAAGGCCCTTCACCGCTTTGTTCACCTGGTAGACCGACCAGACCTTTGGGGCCCGGTCGATAGACTCGGGCTCTGGGTCGAGGTCCTCTACCTCATCCGTGTCATCCCAGCCGGCATCGGTTCCACCAACCTCATCATCATCAAACAGGTCGAACGTGTCGTCGCTCATTGGTCGGACCCTCGCGCCGCGCCGCCTATGCGGACCGTCTTACTGACCGGCGGCAATCCGAGCCGACTTGACCGTATTCGCCAGGAGCATGGTGATCGTCATCGGGCCCACACCTCCGGGCACTGGGGAGATCGCCGCTGCCTTTTCGCTGACCTCGTCGTACAGCACGTCACCACAGACGCGGTAGCCCTTCTCTTTGGTGTCGTCATCGACCCGGTTGGTGCCCACATCGATGACCACAGTGCCTTCGGCTACCATGTCCGCGGTGACCATTTCCGGACGACCCATGGCCACGACCAGGATCTCCGCCGTGCGTGTCACCGCGCCGAGGTCGGGTGTTCGCGAATGTGCGACTGTCACCGTCGCGTTTCCGCCCGGAGCCTTCCGCATCAGGAGCGAGGCGAGCGGCTTTCCGACGATGTTGGAGCGACCCACGATCACCACGTGCTTTCCATTGGGGTCGTGACCGCTGCGGACGAGCATTTCCACGACCCCAGCTGGAGTGCACGGAGCAAAGAAGTCACCCGAGCCCGTGGCGAGCCTGCCCACGCTAACCGGGTGAAATCCATCGACGTCTTTTGAAGGATCGATGGCCTCGATGACCTTTCCTTCATCGA
This region of Longimicrobiales bacterium genomic DNA includes:
- the xseA gene encoding exodeoxyribonuclease VII large subunit, producing the protein MSDDTFDLFDDDEVGGTDAGWDDTDEVEDLDPEPESIDRAPKVWSVYQVNKAVKGLLDSSVEPLWVGGEIGSWTRSRPGHCYFTLKDDRAQIGGVMFAGDSAKLPADPDVGTKVRVYGDLTIYEQRGQFQVIAQKLEAEGADGLWSKAFEALKQKLELEGLLGIERKRPLPAYPGCIGVVTSPTGAALHDITSVLRRRAPWTRVLLSGSRVQGEGASTDVAAALRRLAATGLADVIIVGRGGGSLEDLWAFNEEPVARAIAECPVPVISAVGHEVDVTISDLVADVRAPTPSAAAETVVPDGPALLGHLRRSPERLGRALRRTAARPGVEVAERMGRLHHAIERRLVPARQSLDLGADRLERETNDLIQVRTITLRGLAGRLEALSPLSTLARGYSVARTADGRVLRTLEDFSPGAPFQLRVSGGTIDAETLSTHNNDDAQA
- a CDS encoding polyprenyl synthetase family protein, with the protein product MTNSTFPGLDAYLDSEGGPVERALERAVVTLEQCEAPLEPEVLGAIRHGVMGGGKRLRPILFASAYEACGGEAKEASYDLAASLEMIHAYSLMHDDLPCMDDAALRRGRATTHRVHGEEVTIRAGAALIPAAALQALDASGRLGCERVQCLILVRTLMAAAGAGGMVGGQWMDLLGEGLALGTEDLDALHRMKTGALLTASLEMGALAADADKDTRDALRMYGQATGLAFQIADDVLDATASPETLGKNPSDADLDKSTYVALYGLEEARRRARDQVDIAVSALNVAGIDSPALLALSRYVVERSK
- the xseB gene encoding exodeoxyribonuclease VII small subunit, which gives rise to MIDEAIDPTLEERLSRLEEILARMESDEVELEEALKLFEEGVCHVRAAEKVLSETELKVEELLASGETRDIPVDAE
- a CDS encoding bifunctional methylenetetrahydrofolate dehydrogenase/methenyltetrahydrofolate cyclohydrolase, which gives rise to MSTQIISGRDISNEIRGELKDEVSSLTVGSGIVPGLATVLVGADPASQMYVGMKNKAAAAMGIHSQQITLDADTSEDELLGVVEGLNADPSIHGILVQLPLPDHIDEGKVIEAIDPSKDVDGFHPVSVGRLATGSGDFFAPCTPAGVVEMLVRSGHDPNGKHVVIVGRSNIVGKPLASLLMRKAPGGNATVTVAHSRTPDLGAVTRTAEILVVAMGRPEMVTADMVAEGTVVIDVGTNRVDDDTKEKGYRVCGDVLYDEVSEKAAAISPVPGGVGPMTITMLLANTVKSARIAAGQ